The window TTTAACGTTATCTGTTAGTGGTGGTTGACCACCGCTTTTTCGCTGTTATCTGCAAAAAACATTTCACAGAAATTCAACGCTTCTTCAAATGTACTAAAGCAATGTCCCTGTCCGATCTGTTCAATTAAACCTGCGCGCGTTAATTTTTGCTGCACGGCATCATTGGCTTCCGACAACAAAATCGTGATGTTGTGTTTCGACAGGGTATGAATGACATTTTCCAGCGATTGCAACGCCGTCATATCCATAAAAGGCACATGCGTCAGGCGCAACACCAACGCCTTAGGCTCGGTATGGGTTTGTGCCAGTGCGCGCTGGAAGTTTTCTGCTGCGCCAAAAAACAGCGGCCCGTCGATGCTGTAGACCAGCACTTTCGGGGGCAGATGACTGCGGCCTAACTGTTTCAGCTCCAAGTCGAGATCAGCAGCGGTATGCTGCTGAATCTCAACTGAGCCCGCCATGCGTTGCATAAACGTCAGCGATGCTAATACCACCCCGATATTGACCGCCACCACCAGATCGGTAAACACCGTCAGCAGGAAAGTGATCAATAAAATTGCGGTATCAGTTTTTGGTGCTTTTTTTAACATGCCGATGAAATGCGGTAATTCACTCATATTCCAGGCGACAACAAACAAAATCGCAGCCAGTGCACACAGGGGAATGTTGTTAGCCAGTGGCGCGAGAAACAGCAAGATCAACAACAGCACGATCGAGTGAATGACACCCGCTAATGGACTGTTTCCGCCATTTCGAATATTGGTGGCGGTACGGGCTATCGCGCCAGTGGCAGCAAAACCACCAAGTAGAGGGGCTACAATATTCGCCAACCCTTGCCCGATCAGTTCTTGATTGGAGTCGTGATGGGTACCCGCCATACCATCGGCCACCACCGCCGATAACAGTGATTCGATAGCACCCAGCATGGCAATGGTGAATGCGGGACCAATCAATTGCACTATATGACTGAAACTGAAATCAGGCAGAGTAAAACTCGGTAATTTCTGTGGAATGCCACCAAATGCACTACCAATGGTCGCAATGCCAGTGGGGTGGAATATACTGACGATTAACGTGGCAAAAACCATGGCCACCAAGGGGCCCGGTACTTTACGCAGGTAAGGGATGCGGGGCGTGAGAATAACCAATGCCAGACTGCTTAATGCTAAGCCAGAAGTGATTAGATTGGCATGTGGTAGCTGTTGTAATAAATGCCAGAGCTTTTCATGGAAATGTTCACCACCGACACTGGGTAAACCAAAGAAATCTTTCCATTGCCCAACCCAAATGATCACGCCAATCCCGGTGGTAAAACCCACGATCACGGGGGCGGGAATATATTTGATGATGCTGCCCAGTCGGCTGAAACCCATCAGCATTAAGATGACACCGGCCATCAACGTCGCCAGTTGCAGCCCGCTAATGCCATATTTAGCCGTAACACCGGCTAAAATGACGATAAAGGCACCAGTTGGGCCGGCAATTTGC of the uncultured Tolumonas sp. genome contains:
- the sulP gene encoding sulfate permease, whose translation is MIAILEAQRAGLLRAKNWLPNLVAGIIVGVVALPLAMAFAIASGAKPEQGLYTALVAGVVVSLFGGSRLQIAGPTGAFIVILAGVTAKYGISGLQLATLMAGVILMLMGFSRLGSIIKYIPAPVIVGFTTGIGVIIWVGQWKDFFGLPSVGGEHFHEKLWHLLQQLPHANLITSGLALSSLALVILTPRIPYLRKVPGPLVAMVFATLIVSIFHPTGIATIGSAFGGIPQKLPSFTLPDFSFSHIVQLIGPAFTIAMLGAIESLLSAVVADGMAGTHHDSNQELIGQGLANIVAPLLGGFAATGAIARTATNIRNGGNSPLAGVIHSIVLLLILLFLAPLANNIPLCALAAILFVVAWNMSELPHFIGMLKKAPKTDTAILLITFLLTVFTDLVVAVNIGVVLASLTFMQRMAGSVEIQQHTAADLDLELKQLGRSHLPPKVLVYSIDGPLFFGAAENFQRALAQTHTEPKALVLRLTHVPFMDMTALQSLENVIHTLSKHNITILLSEANDAVQQKLTRAGLIEQIGQGHCFSTFEEALNFCEMFFADNSEKAVVNHH